Within the Acidobacteriota bacterium genome, the region GAACGAAATTCATAGTGTCAATTCCGTCCAGCATGAAGAGCCACCATTCGCATTAACTGGTCGTTCGGTCGGGATGACAAACTGTACGGGGGCGGCCGGCATTCCCGATTTCTAGTTCGTCTTGTACTTTACGGAGCACCCGTAGGGCTTGGTCTCTGCGATAGTGACCGCCTTGCCCGCCAGTATCTGGTCAAGGGCGGCCGCCACGTAGTTGGTGGCCGGTTGGTCCCTGTTGCCTCGCGGGTCGTCGTCGATGGCGCCGATGTAGACCAGCTTTCCGCCGCCGTCTATGAGGTACATGTGGGGCGTGGTCTTCGCGCCGTAAAGGTGTCCGACCTTGCCCGACTGATCCACCAATATGGGGTAAGGCAGATCGTTGGCTGCCTTGAACTTGGCGTTGGCAGCGGCGTCCATGTAGTGGGTCGAGTTGATGGTCAGCCAGACCACGCCCTTGCCGGCGTACGCGGAAGCCAGCTTCTTCATCGTGCCCGCCTTGTAGTGGCGCTGCACGAAGGGACAGTCGGGGTTGAGCCACTCGAGAACAACGACCTTGCCCGAGTAGTCGGACAGGCTCACCTCACGGCCCGTGGTGTCTGTGAGCGTGAAGTCGGGGGCCATGTCACCCACGCTCACGCCGGCCGCGGCTACCGATGCCACGGCAAACACGGTCATCAATATCATCATCGTCTTTTTCATCTCATCCTCCCTTGATTTCAGTTCAGTCGTCGACAGCGAGCTCGAGCTCCCAGGCGCGCCTGGAGCCGTCGGCGGCGGCCACCACCACCAGCGAGCTCAAAGTATCGATGTTCTTCACGCCTGCGCGCCGCCGCACCGCCGCGTCGATCCTGGTCAGAGAGGCGCGGCTGCCGATCCGCACGTCCTGGACCTCGATCGCCTCGGGCGGGTCGGGGTACCACTCCACCTTCGGCGCCGAATCCGGCCACCGCAGCCACAGGTTGAGGCGTCCATCGCCGAAGCCACCGGTC harbors:
- a CDS encoding thioredoxin family protein; the encoded protein is MKKTMMILMTVFAVASVAAAGVSVGDMAPDFTLTDTTGREVSLSDYSGKVVVLEWLNPDCPFVQRHYKAGTMKKLASAYAGKGVVWLTINSTHYMDAAANAKFKAANDLPYPILVDQSGKVGHLYGAKTTPHMYLIDGGGKLVYIGAIDDDPRGNRDQPATNYVAAALDQILAGKAVTIAETKPYGCSVKYKTN